Below is a window of Lytechinus variegatus isolate NC3 chromosome 4, Lvar_3.0, whole genome shotgun sequence DNA.
ttccaaatacccccaacattatcaaagtttgttgaaccTAAATAGCCTTTgttcttggtcatgtgacctgacacttgcacaggatgttcagggatacttaattgctcttaaagtttcatgaactagatccatatacatgtacatgtaatttcaaaataataacaatttcacatatacccccaacatggtcaaagttcattgaccctaagtgacctttgaccttggtcatgtgaccagaatcccaggcaggatcttcagtgatacactattacccttatgtccaggtttcatgaattaggtccatatactttctaagttatgatgacatttcaaaaacttaaccttggttaaagatttcaatgttgacgatgcTGCCGCCATAGCATtcgaaaagcggcgcctattgTCTCGCTCtactatgcaggcgagacaaataTCAATGGGCTGACATTTGTCAGACTGATTTGCAttgaaaggaataaaaaattcCTGCTGGAAATTTATTTGAGTAAAAATGCAGCACAAGTAAAATTCTGTTCTGTGCCATATGTTTTAATGGATCACACCACTAGCCTGTTTCCGTGCTGGAGACTCAGCTCAGCCTAAATATTTGGGGAAAAAGCATATATGTAACATAATTAGTCAGTCTCTATTAAACAGATTTACCCTTTCGTCTTTactatacatgaaaatataaaccAGAACCTTATTTCTTACCTCTCCATTCTCAACGACTGAAGGTCTTTTAAGAGAAACATGTCCAAGAGTTCCTGTATCTCCTGATTTTGGAAGAGTCTCATTCGATTTTGCAGCAGCAGAGGAATTAAAAACTTTGAGTTTGGTTGATTTGGGAGTGGTGGAAGAAGATGGAGGACTAATGACTAATTTTCTGACTCCTGACGTAGGACTACTGGAGGATGGTGATGTTTTATCAGAAGTCTTCCCAGGGGTGAGTTTGACGATAGATTTAGTCTTATTGAGAGCAATTGGTGGAGGTTTTAGTCGGCTGGTACTGCCTGCAGTTAAAGGTAGGTCGATGGACATGAGAAGCCCTCCTGCTTGTGATCTGTAATGAAcataacaaataaacaaatgtattgGTTTACATGTAATGTACTATAAAATTGGAGTAAATAACTGGTGCATGGTGTGACAATATACAATTTTCAAACATTGACATTTTGGTGAATAGGCGATACAGGTATAGCACACTATTGaaaccaatatacatgtatgtttcaatGTGTCTCaaccaagaaaaaacaaatgctATAAAACAGATATACAGACTTTTTTCATTACTGATATTCAAATCCAACTTATCACAGTCACAACCAGTATAATGTGGCAGCGATCCTTCATGTCGCAGGAACGTGTTGTTTGCATCTTGAATCAACGGTTGACATGACAATCTCAAAGATGTGACTAGGCCTACTGTTAGTGCTCTTTTAGTGCTAACATAGTTTCTGAGTAGTTGGTACAGGTTTTTTTTCCAAGCCTTCAATTGATCAAATTAAAACCAGTCATTCTGGCATTTACTGAGACATTGCAGACACCATTGAGTTCTTAAATCAAGCATATATGTACATCTTAAAATCAAGTAGAAGTCCTTTGATAAAATCCAAACCCATTACAactcagaaaaaaatcaaagaagtaattttggttgaaacatatttttttttaacatctgAACTTCTCTTCCTGGAATTTCTTGGagttctagaaaaaaaaaatgggtctaATCAGACCCTTAAATGGTTGTAAATAAAGAGACATAACTTGATACAAATGTCTGTTTACCTCTTCTGTTGTTTTGAGCTATCTATTGAAGAGCTTTTCTCTGACTCTGATTTGGAGCGAATTCTTCTTACATTGAGCTTCTTGATGACCTTGGCTGTGATCTGACCTCTTCTATTTGACCTTGGTTGTCTCTGCGGTTGTGGGGTGACCGTACGCAAGAAAATTTGGACAAGGACATCCTTGTCTTCTCTCTGCTCCCCATCTAGCTTGATGTGCCTCTGAAATATCACAAATATAGTGGAgtaaagaaaattaatgaacTTCAATACACAAAGACAATAGAGTTGTTGTACTCACAAATATCAAAGGAGAATGAAAACCTGTGGACCAAAAtcagagaagaaaataaatgaaatgagtaATGAgcattaaaaatgaccattttgataAGGTATGAAGATaatcacattggcaatgcgaacAAGATTGCTGTTGACCAACAGATCTATCctatccttttttattctttttttgaaaaaaaaatcaatgtgtaATATCAAATGTATGTAACTGTATGATAGACcatcagagaaaaaaataatagacaTTCTGGGCTTGTGCACGGTGCaagtaatctgatttgctattaTTATGTGTCTTACAtggttaaatgaaatattctatcaAGGCATTCTGGTACGGAAGTCTCGATAGCCTCTATCAAGACTAATTGGCAATTTGAGTTTCACTCTTTGCATGCTGAATTAGATTTGGGGGTATAattatttccatgttattttctttaaattcaagaTTTCCTTATCGTACAACTGATGCCTTTTGTTATTATATAGATGTCATCCAAGAAGGCAAGAACTATTGCTTTTTATTagcttatctaatttgaaggtaggggagaaagctaattattacgattgttgaatttaattgtacaaaTGTGTAAGAAGGCAATATCAGGGTGCAAGgggtcaataaaaaaaatttaacttAATTTCTGGAGGATATAAAAGTAAAGCATTATATGTTCTTTCACCATTATAGAATGGTGATATAATAAGCGTAGAACAAACTACACCAATCATTGGAAGCGGAAGCACCaaatgggggggagggggcggaaaaatattttcacccaCATTTTTTCCGGGCTCCTCATTGGGTGCAAAAATCTGACTTGAAAAATAGAAGGGGTAATCTGTACTTACATCATGTATTGTAAGTCTGAAGGTTTATCAAAATAAGACCTACATTTAGTTTTAGATTataaacatgatgatgatggcaaagCGAATCAGAAGcagatttttaaatattttcttttaatataccTAAAAAGGAAACATCCTACAGAATTTTTgcaattatgaaaatgataggTACCTTCCAAAATAAATGTTGCAGGCAAAATGCACAAGCTgaattaatatatattataataaatatgtaaattccaATCTGAAACACGTTTTTAATTTAGAGAATAAACTAGTGGTAGATCATGTAGGTATATCTTCACGAGTGCAAGGCATGAGATGAAATTTATACTTCCCCGCTAAGGAATGTACCTAAAGCATGCTTTAACATTGTGAagaatttcattaatttaatacATGTAATGGCATGCAAGCACAAGGCACAAAAAGATTTGGGgcaatttatatattaaaaaaatacctaaaTGGGATATTGCTGTCACACTTCATATCCCACTTTCTGTAAAAATATAGTCGCAGGTAgcgcaagctgatttttttattcaacactTTTTGGTAAGCATGAACAGAATGCATACTGCTCTCAAACAGAAATTACTTCATAAGAATGAAAACtacaatttcaagaaaaatatgtgcttataataaaacattaaaacggGACATTCACAACTCCATGCTATAATTATATTCTCTCTAAACAATGTCATGTCAATGCGAAGCACAAacgtatatatttatttcatagtGCACTCCACtgtatcataaccttgttcatggAATGAATCACTCACAcgtattgcgaggttagtattggTATACTAAGAGAATGAGtgagtctcactctgctatgcaggtgagacaaaaaaaatataaatacaagtCACACACTCACACTCACAGGCCATATAACATACATTTCAGTAGATGGGACTGAACAAAAAATCTAATAACAAAATGCATCACAATCGCTGGTTAAATGTTAACTATTTGATTCTCTTAGAGACAAAAATTAATCTGAATGATTATACCTGCTCTAATATGCTCACTAAAGTTTCCTTGGGGAGTAATTCTGGTTGAAGAAGATCCGTTTGTTGCGTTATCCCTTCCATTGGCATCGGATTGCTTCTCATTTAGCAAACTGAACGTAGCACACAGTGAGAGTAACAACTAACGTTAGGCCTCAATCGTGCCTGTAAACTAACGCACTTTTTCAGTAATTGCCCGAAATTTAAGTTTTTATCTTGATTTATTGAACACGCTGAGAATCTCCTGAACAGTGGAGGGATCACACAGCCAGGGACGTGAGAGGGAGAAAAACCAAGGACAAACCCCTTGTTGTTATATCCTGTTCATATCATCAAGAAATTATGACTGTCCATCCGATGGGGGGGcggggggaggagggggatcCTATATCATCCCTAAATACACCCTgttatgatgaatcatatgaGTTATGACAAATATGGTCACGATGGTTGGAGTGATCAATATATCCCAAATATATAGACATGATGACcatgaatttttcatataaaattatttttgttatataacCATCTGgctgtttccatggtaacagttggatattgaaaatttattttataatgcacTCTCTTGTGTCCAATGTCATAAAAGTTTAACATTGCCATCATATGGGGTAATTATCATGGCAGCAATTAATGGTCAACACCCAATCAAAAGCAacgactacccccccccccctccctccctggGAAAAATCCAGTACAATAAACACGTACATAAAACTAAAAAAGGAGACAAATTGTAATGTTGCATATCTAGCCTTTTATGACCAAGATATTTATTATCGTTAACAACAGAAGAGTTGACTATAAAGATTATATGTTCGTGACAATGGTAGACATATAAAAATCAAGTAGAATTCAAGTATAATCTATACAgctcctctctctccctctctttctttctctctcactcgatctctctttctctttctaccTCTTTCTTGCATTCTTACCATCACAATTGTTGATATCTTATACAAATCTCATTTCATACAGACAATAATTGTTTGCTTAACTACATAAGCAAATAACCGTTCAAATGATGCAGTTTACATATATATTGCTCTATACTCTCTTTCCcacatgaaaatgacaatgGTTACGTATATGCTGTAACTTTACGCCAAAAGATGAAAACTGTTTCGATGtacatgaaatacaaaagaaatgaaattaccGAGTTTATAGAGACCAAAATGTTTGGGAATTAAAGTGTGGGGTCATAAATGCTTAATCAAGTCTGTTTTTTAATTGAACCTGTAAAACAACATATACATTATTTGAATACTGGAAGATTGTGTGAGCAAGATATATGCATCATAAAAATCTTCTGGCCCGCATTCTGAACTTTGGTTCAACTTAGACCGTGGTCCAtatctgtgctaaaattatgccAAGCCAAGCAGGTCAAAAAATTTTCACCTAGTATGCTGTTTAATGTGTTCTTTcctaattctttaatggtgaaaataattatcttatttatcctCCCCAGACAGTTAAGAATTGTTTGAAAGTCAAAAGAGTTGATATtatgaacctctactgttagagatttatgtcacaattggctatccatagttaaatcATACCTCATGGCCAGACTTCAGAATAGCAGCCTATGAGTGTAATCTTCTATACATACAAGGCAAGGTGACTTGAAAATCAGCTTCAAAAACAGTGTTGCAAGAAGCTTGTTTGCATTTGAAgacaaatgtaaaaatgattCCGTTCCAACCATTCTTTTCATGCTTTCTGTTTGTAAGGAGCACTCCATCACaagatttgtgattgattttaagACTAAAATGAATACGAATTTCTTGCAAGAACAATCCAGAGAATTTTTATCTATGGCCATTGAGCCAGAATGTACACATGCCAGCTGGTATACAAATAGCcaataggcatgagtgcaatGGGAAAAGATTTTGCATTTGGTGAAAAAAGATGCCCTATAAAACTCAGCTATGCTTTGTTGAATAATGCCCCTCCCTTTCACAGAATGTGATATCTTGAAGCATTGCATGAGTAATAATATTGGCTAATTGGGTTGTACAATGCTGgaaatgggaaaaaaaagaTTAGATTTTCTCTAAGTCAATCCATGATTATTGAAAgcgaaaacaaaaacaaaaaatttctGCGAGACTCATCTCAAGCATGCATCATACCTGCAGCAGAAGTGCGTAGGTAGACCCTACGCCTACGGTACTGCTCCTGCCTTATACGTAGTGAACTGAATTGGACTGTATTGTGATGTCACATATCAAACCAAGTAACGGTCCACTTTGGATACCTGTGCAGTGGTATATTGTGCATTCAGCCCTCTATTTGCTCGTATAGAAAAAGCTAAGTAGGCAATATATAATAACAGATATAGGCAAATAATTACCATTAGTTAGGAAGATGGGTCATACCTTTGAGGTAATTTGAAATAAGTTATATTTTTTTGACCAGGCACAGGGGATGTATCgtgaagctgtttgtaagttacgcTGGATCaaggtctttttttttcaagtgccCAATAAAGGTCCACAAATCATTTCCGTATCTCTTGCTTCAACACAAGAAGTTGGGCATCTCAATTTAATCCTTATAGAGCATTAAAATATGATAGACACATGGAAATGATGCACATTAATTCAAATTACACAGTATCCGTGGATAATGTACATTTTCATGTGTTAAAAATCTAGTCTAATCAAATGAAGTAATTACAATCTTCTAAAAGAATATGTATGATCCATAAATTACCAGTTGCAATAAAAAATCTTTTGTCTAAATATGAATGTATAATGAGAGGTACTAAAACCCACATAAGTATGATATTCCCAAATAGAAGAGAAAAAACTGTAATCTAGGCTTCGACTTCATTGCATAATACACCCTGAGAAAGAAATGTACATAATTTGTGTTGTATGTACAGAATCAGACATGAATATATCAGAAATATGATATCACTTTTTTCTCTAAATAATACAATCACTCTACTCTTCAATGCTTTACATTCATCAAACACTCATGACATACATATGCATATAAGTACGTAATTCTTTCATAGATGGACTATGAATTGGGAAAACATGTGATTACTTTATCAATAATCATGTAATCTCACTGAAagaatttgatatgaaattatcatCATGAATTAATGATAGAATACATGGACAAGATGGACTTTCATCTCCTGCTTTCTCTCAGCAAATGCATTTTGTAATTATCTCTCAAATTCATTACCCAAATCTACATAAGTACACACAGAATATCATATGATAAAACATGCAGAGTTGAATTTGAAGGTAACATGAAACATTTGTAAAGCTTGGAAACCTTGCTCATACAACAGCATACCACCCCAGCAATATGTAGAGAATTTTTAGCAACTGACTAGTAACATTCTTCTATGGATGACAAGCGGTCTCAATCTACTTTGAATTCAACATTACAAGAAGAGTTTTTGAACCAGATCATGTGTCTGAGCCAGGATGTATGGATTTTGTGCACATACATGGgggcgttgtggtctagtggttctgactctcgcctttgaaacagagggtcgtgtgtttgaatcgTAGCcacggcgtgttttccttcagcaagaaatttatccacactgtgctgcacttgacccaggtgaggtgaatgggtacctggcaggagtaattccttgaatgcactgagcgccggtgatggtagctcgagctaaggccagggtaataatagcagcgctttgtatcctctggcaaaaagcactttataaatccagctattattatcattattacatgtacacatcaCTGCAGCcacatcacatacatgtacatcaaacaTGACTGTGCATGACTGCAGCTGTTGAAATCAACATTATATCTGGATCATTTTGAAATACTTATCAATCTAATAAACATGAAAGTAAAGATATAAACATCATATTTAATCTTAATAGAGAGGGCTACATTCAGAAGAAAAATCCCCACAAGACCAGCTTAATAGATAAGcattacaaaattgaaataaaggaTTCAAAGTTGATTGGGACAAACAAGAACTAGAAATGTTGAGATATAAAATGAGAGTCCAATAAAGCAGAGATCTATAAACAATATTACATTTTCCACCTTCAGGCTAATTCATTTATACAGGAAGAATTTCTTGTAAGCAGCATGAATTCATTCACCATTAGCTTGAGTTGcaatattacatttaaaaacaaaactgcaggagacatacatgtacatgtaaaatatacacatttaaaaaacaatgttaACTGTACATGCTCCTAGTCTGGAACAAAAAATTAATAAGAGCATTCATGTTGCACAGCTACTGTAATAATATATTCTGCTGCGCATAACAAAATGAATGATATGAAAACTGAAAAGATAAGTCTTAAGATGTGTCTTTAACATACTAACAATGGGTGATTCCCAAATAGAGTGTGGGAGTATGTTTCATAATTTGGGAGCCAAATGTGCAAATGCTCTATCACCAAGTGCAGGTTTTGATCTTCCAGAAGGATATTTTAAGAGTGTGTTATCTTTTGTTATACcaactgctaagaaagcactgTGAGCAAGCAACTAGGGGACCAACAGCTTAAAGTCCTCTCTGATGGACCTGGtagaggataaatgccttacaaAAGGGTACTAGCGCACCACTtgagaatcgaacccgggtcaccgcaATCCGAAACCCctctctaccgactgagctatcatgCCTTTTGAACTATGAAGGCTGTAAGATGAATGACCTGATTACTTCAATTGTTATAAAAAAGAGCAACACTCAAGAGGGGAGaaacaaaaagggaaaaagaaatataatgcATATTTTACACGAGACTTACACAAAGAGAAAAATGGGAAATCTGTGAGAAAGGTAAGATGAAGAATTGGGTAGGAATATGAGATGTCAGAAtgtattctacatgtatgagaCCTTGTCCACTACCTCTACTTCCCGCATTGTACAATAGTCCATTGTGTATACATTAATAATCCATTAATATCTACAAACCTTTCGAATACCATTTGACTGCATTTTCTTACATATACATAATATTTATGCTGTTACATACTTATAGAACTAATAGAATTTTGATTGTCCTCTATTATCTCAGTTCATGTATGCTGTTAAGAACAGGAGGCACACATAAGATATCCACGAGTTGAaaatttctgaataaaaaattgaaacatcTTCTTTCTTGCATCTACATCTACATTTACcattaaaatcaaatgatagATATTGGGAAGCTTCAAAACTTTCATTACTTTGAAGCTCCTTGAggttatatataaatatatatacgtaaccaaaaaagaagggaaaaaaaaagaagaccccAAGAATTTTCACAGGGAAGATAAAATGCATTGCTTGTAATAAGTAGAAGCTATTGCATAATAATCATGTGATGTGGAATCTTCAATAGcttgatatttttcaaataatggagaaaaggaaagtggaCAAAAGagttaaaaatttaaaaagggaAGAAGAATGAAGAGTATCAGAGAGAGAGGTCTGTATTAAATTCATtcactagaaaaaaaatctatgatcTCACTTTTAGGTTGTTTTGAAGCCCCCGTACGAATGAtccactgtacatgtagttcatattGAAAGTGttcagacaaaaaaataaaaggattcCAGAGGTATCATCAAGAAAATCAGAAACAAATATCAGAACTCATATTCATAACAAACTCAGCTGcagtatacatacatacatgtatttacattcAACATAGATTCATTTTCACAAATACCCTTTTCTCTTCAAACAACATACAAGaataaaatagatatataatgcTACTGGTCACTGATTCACATGGAGCAGCACATTAACATACTCAAAAAAGacactttatgtattttatagcAGATAGAGAGGAAGCAAGACCCAGGGATTttctataaaataaaatgcatattttgttgGCAATCGAGTACTCAAGTAATATCAATGTTGGCacatcatgaaataattgttgaaTATATCCCATCATCTATGTTATATTCTTCAAAGCTTTGACAGCATCCTTAGATCTATTTCTTTGAAGTTGATTTGTACTCAATTCCATCAACTAAAGACATATAACAGCATCCAATTCTCTCAATAGATGAGAGGCAAATTATATTTTCCgcagtttgaagaaaaaaaatcattagaaaTGACCGAAGTAgatgtttctttatattcatcaAAGTTTCTTGTTTTTCGTTGATAGTGTAAAGTGTAAATTTCATTGCTTTTACAAAAGGTCATTTCATTAAAAGTACCTCGATGACATGATTAAAACTTCTTCAAAAAGTAAAGATTTTTTAATAGTATCAACAAAACATCTGGAGAGCATTTcattaaacaaattttcagtGACTTTCACTGacaattgttataagctactgaaatccttgcatctgattggctaaaagAGCATATTAGTCAATGAAAATAACTGACAAGAGgtttgatgaaacactccccagaaaCACAAGTATTTGAAACACAAAGACAATGTACATAGATGAGTCAGCATTAAAAACATAACCTGGAAGAAGCTTTACTATGAAACAAGTCGTTCATAAAACAGAATGTAAGCTTGGGCATTCAAGACCTTACTCTCGTTCACTTCGGTCACATGTGTATCGCTGATATGGTACCACTTGCCAACCGGAACACTCACGTTACGCCCGGCATGAAACGGCAAAACCGCGCTTTGTATGTGGTTTCGCTCAGGAACCAAGTGATTTACCGAGTTGCTCGTTTTATTCTGCGATTCAGGCTTCTTCTCCATGTTCTCTCCATCGCTGCCCTCCTCGTGCTTCTTCCCAGACGACCGCAACTTCTCCTTCGCGAGCCGCTCCTCGTTGCTCCTCTCCGTCCTTTGTCGATCACACGTCTCATTGAGAAGATTTAACGTTCTTGGGATTCCCAGCGTGTAAAGGGTTAATGTCTGGTTAGGTTGTCTTACTTTCACGAAGGCTGTATAATGACCAAACTGCAGTCTCCCGCTATGTTCAACCACACCATAAAGGCTATATAGAACCCTGTTCTCACTGTTTGCATATCTCTGTAGAAAGGAATATAAAGGATGAGagaaaacaattattaaaatCCATTTGTACTATCCTGGAAACCTGCAGGTAAGCTTGCATGGCtcaaaaaggaaagaaaatatcagtCATTGGATTTGCAACATTTATGTAAGAATGCAAACCTGTTAGAATGTCTTGTCCACTGTCAAGCTCATTGTTAATagctaaaaattgaaaaaactAAAATTTCATAATTCTAGGTTGATCAGGTCCTAACTGAAACTAatcaattcatcatttttttctttgcagaaATTCAGATTTAAGGTACACTGTCCTTAAtacacacattaaaaaaatttaatttgttGTTAAATTTATATTCTGAAGATTGAACATACACAACATTT
It encodes the following:
- the LOC121413280 gene encoding ashwin-like; translated protein: MRSNPMPMEGITQQTDLLQPELLPKETLVSILEQRHIKLDGEQREDKDVLVQIFLRTVTPQPQRQPRSNRRGQITAKVIKKLNVRRIRSKSESEKSSSIDSSKQQKRSQAGGLLMSIDLPLTAGSTSRLKPPPIALNKTKSIVKLTPGKTSDKTSPSSSSPTSGVRKLVISPPSSSTTPKSTKLKVFNSSAAAKSNETLPKSGDTGTLGHVSLKRPSVVENGEKPMDTSEGAPPKPKIKKISWP